A single genomic interval of Bacillus sp. es.036 harbors:
- a CDS encoding DUF3953 domain-containing protein — MKIIRMILATIVVSLSIYGLITGTAEIILPYLMLLMGGMFLVMGVTEFQKRKPVAFTSFLVAGFSIFVGIYTFLSNLA; from the coding sequence GTGAAAATAATTAGAATGATTTTGGCAACTATTGTAGTTTCTCTATCTATTTATGGTTTGATAACTGGAACAGCTGAAATTATATTGCCTTATTTAATGCTATTAATGGGTGGAATGTTTCTTGTTATGGGGGTTACTGAATTTCAAAAACGAAAACCAGTCGCTTTCACATCATTCCTTGTTGCTGGATTTAGTATTTTCGTTGGGATTTATACTTTTTTAAGTAATCTAGCGTAA
- a CDS encoding DUF4179 domain-containing protein encodes MGNKINQEIHKIEIPKELHDRSIMGVKKAKTEQQTRKFKNPILAAVFILGLFTTSVAFAFPSVAAQIPFMNNVISYFNDEEHRYENFETFSTDIGLAQTSNGMTVMIDNAVYDGKNVTISYALETEREIKEEMEINALSWFNIVGSNGMGGSDQITKVSDDRYVGLASFTPHFKDEEYPDTIEVTWKPEAFYSLSSDLEVEGDWSFAFSLNRLEGDLQLVNETVQKENVSFTLQSIEFTDVSTVISYEQVIKVDLLQEWESVTPVFHVTDDLGNVYMNGTSGGGTSPDNGKTFKGSSDFGTIQEGASKLIIQPVQIASLNSGKGHVEIELDPIVINLSK; translated from the coding sequence GTGGGCAATAAAATAAATCAAGAGATACATAAAATAGAGATTCCAAAAGAATTACATGATCGGTCTATAATGGGTGTGAAAAAAGCGAAAACAGAGCAACAAACAAGAAAATTTAAAAATCCAATTTTAGCGGCTGTGTTTATTTTAGGGTTATTTACTACTTCGGTTGCTTTTGCCTTCCCATCTGTTGCTGCCCAAATTCCTTTTATGAATAATGTCATTAGTTATTTTAATGACGAAGAACATCGCTACGAAAATTTTGAAACCTTCTCAACTGATATTGGTCTTGCACAGACCAGCAATGGTATGACCGTTATGATAGACAATGCGGTATATGATGGCAAGAATGTTACAATTTCATATGCACTGGAAACAGAACGTGAAATTAAAGAAGAGATGGAAATCAATGCATTAAGTTGGTTTAACATTGTTGGTTCCAACGGTATGGGAGGAAGTGATCAAATTACAAAAGTTAGCGACGATCGTTATGTAGGATTAGCATCCTTCACTCCACATTTTAAAGATGAAGAATATCCAGACACAATAGAAGTTACTTGGAAGCCTGAAGCCTTTTATAGTTTGTCAAGTGACTTAGAAGTGGAGGGGGATTGGTCCTTCGCTTTTTCACTCAACCGTTTAGAAGGTGATTTACAGTTAGTGAATGAAACTGTACAGAAAGAAAATGTGAGTTTCACACTTCAATCGATTGAGTTTACGGATGTTTCCACTGTCATTAGCTATGAACAAGTGATAAAGGTTGACCTTCTACAAGAGTGGGAAAGCGTGACACCTGTTTTCCATGTAACAGATGACCTTGGTAATGTGTATATGAATGGAACCAGTGGTGGTGGCACTTCACCTGATAATGGCAAAACATTTAAAGGATCAAGTGATTTCGGTACGATTCAAGAGGGAGCTAGTAAGCTTATCATTCAGCCTGTTCAAATTGCTAGTCTTAATTCTGGAAAAGGTCATGTTGAAATTGAGCTAGACCCAATTGTCATCAACTTATCAAAATAA
- a CDS encoding sigma-70 family RNA polymerase sigma factor produces MYISTRLVKKAQKGNDKAFLKLFQQYEEDIYRMAYVYVKNKDDALDVVQEVAYQSFENIGTLKKPEYFKTWLIKITINCATNLVRVNNKVVLLKQEYEEFIGTEDEDIPLSITLQELINTLEEDEKSIVLLRFYHHHTFKEISELLEMPLGTTKTVLYRSLNKLRKGFKEGDICGQ; encoded by the coding sequence ATTTACATTAGTACACGTTTAGTAAAAAAAGCTCAAAAGGGAAATGATAAAGCCTTCTTAAAACTATTCCAACAATATGAAGAAGATATTTATCGAATGGCTTATGTGTATGTAAAAAATAAAGATGATGCTTTAGATGTTGTTCAAGAAGTAGCTTATCAATCATTTGAAAATATAGGTACATTAAAAAAGCCGGAGTATTTCAAAACATGGTTAATAAAAATTACAATAAACTGTGCAACTAATCTAGTTCGAGTAAATAACAAAGTGGTTCTGTTAAAACAAGAGTATGAGGAATTTATAGGGACAGAGGATGAAGATATACCTCTTTCCATAACGTTACAAGAGTTGATAAACACGTTGGAAGAGGATGAAAAGAGCATTGTTCTTTTGAGGTTTTATCATCATCATACATTTAAGGAAATATCGGAGTTATTGGAAATGCCGCTGGGAACGACTAAAACAGTATTGTACCGTTCGTTAAATAAGCTTCGGAAAGGATTTAAGGAGGGTGATATTTGTGGGCAATAA
- a CDS encoding ABC transporter permease subunit translates to MKFVELFYKYILGIVGIIFISCIPVFFTDGFELNMSIYVHNLWDVCRSIITPSDWYFQQYVGHQLVEKPLFSYIFDNYLYSMTILFAALVIAIVLGIMFALSTFGFPHKMKHTIHTVLNGLEALPDILFIFLLQMLVVWIYKTFDILLFEFAYLGEKIYLSPILSLCILPTVLFYRAFLLLLEEEWKKDYVQLVRSKGFSRMHVLIWHCLRNIKISLVIQSKPIVWITLSSLLVIEYLHNFYGIVRLIFFDTRPFIIAITLILIFTPFYIIYSILEWIFNVKQAEEFNDSRVSMNGMKLFSTGSKSLTNRGIHIFSLINKMGRFFVSLCKKPKFVMALIYLLGILIISFMYSYIAEVPVTTIKIIQDEQGAYHAPPHPPEDGVLLLGSDTHGHPILSKLMVGAKYTILLTALIAFLRIVIGYALAIPYLYWLGNRSKRIINNIADGMQFLPLSLIAYILLVNVLIFDEDQRVLAESSMTSNIMLEVSILILFAVPVVLNTIGREAEEILRRDFAQAAILLGGSKSRLLFRHITVHLFPKLVHLFGQQMIQALQVLMHLSVFRILLGGGIRSGGGASQSLTYEWTGMFETMRMGIMTERYWLIVPVLVLYVLLIFSIQAVVKSIIDIQQQKIGIYSSKKKTKQVDIEGERSSSGISELNKESFVFMNN, encoded by the coding sequence ATGAAGTTTGTTGAGCTATTCTATAAATACATATTAGGCATTGTAGGGATCATATTTATTAGTTGTATACCTGTTTTTTTTACAGATGGATTTGAACTGAATATGAGTATCTACGTTCATAATCTATGGGACGTCTGCCGTTCAATCATTACTCCATCTGATTGGTACTTTCAACAATATGTCGGTCACCAATTAGTAGAGAAGCCGTTGTTTTCCTACATATTCGACAACTACCTTTATTCCATGACGATTCTTTTTGCTGCATTAGTGATTGCCATTGTTCTTGGAATAATGTTTGCCCTATCAACTTTTGGTTTCCCTCATAAGATGAAACATACCATTCATACTGTGTTAAATGGTTTGGAAGCGTTACCTGACATTCTTTTTATTTTTTTACTGCAAATGCTTGTAGTCTGGATTTATAAGACTTTTGATATTTTACTGTTTGAATTTGCTTATCTAGGTGAGAAGATCTATTTGTCTCCCATTTTATCTTTATGTATCTTACCAACAGTCTTATTTTATCGGGCATTTTTGCTTTTGTTAGAGGAAGAATGGAAGAAAGATTATGTTCAGTTAGTAAGAAGTAAAGGGTTTAGTCGAATGCATGTTTTGATATGGCACTGCTTAAGGAATATTAAAATAAGTCTGGTGATTCAATCGAAGCCAATCGTGTGGATCACACTATCCAGCTTGTTGGTAATAGAGTATTTACATAACTTTTATGGTATCGTTCGATTAATCTTTTTTGATACTCGACCGTTTATCATAGCGATTACTCTCATTCTAATTTTTACACCATTTTATATCATTTATAGTATTCTAGAATGGATTTTTAATGTGAAACAAGCTGAGGAGTTTAATGATTCAAGAGTTTCCATGAATGGTATGAAACTATTCTCCACGGGTTCTAAAAGCCTAACCAATCGTGGTATACATATTTTTTCATTAATAAACAAAATGGGTCGTTTTTTTGTATCTCTGTGTAAAAAGCCAAAGTTTGTAATGGCGTTGATCTATCTACTGGGGATCTTAATCATAAGCTTTATGTATAGCTATATTGCAGAAGTTCCAGTAACTACCATTAAAATAATTCAAGATGAACAAGGCGCTTATCACGCTCCACCTCATCCGCCAGAAGACGGAGTGCTACTGTTAGGATCAGATACGCATGGTCATCCTATTTTAAGTAAATTAATGGTTGGTGCGAAGTACACTATTCTTCTTACAGCATTGATTGCGTTTTTAAGGATTGTTATTGGATATGCGCTCGCAATACCTTATCTATATTGGTTAGGAAATCGATCTAAAAGAATCATTAATAACATTGCTGATGGGATGCAATTTCTCCCTCTTTCTCTCATTGCGTATATTTTGTTAGTGAATGTTTTGATTTTTGATGAAGACCAAAGGGTTTTAGCTGAATCTTCTATGACGTCTAATATCATGTTGGAAGTTAGCATTCTCATTTTGTTTGCTGTTCCTGTTGTATTAAATACAATTGGTCGTGAAGCTGAGGAAATTCTGAGAAGAGACTTTGCACAAGCAGCCATATTATTAGGTGGAAGTAAAAGTAGACTCTTATTTCGACATATTACAGTTCATCTCTTTCCGAAGTTAGTCCACCTTTTTGGACAACAAATGATTCAAGCTCTCCAAGTTTTAATGCATTTAAGTGTGTTTAGAATACTTTTAGGAGGAGGGATAAGGAGTGGAGGTGGGGCTTCACAGTCATTAACTTACGAATGGACTGGAATGTTTGAAACCATGCGTATGGGTATCATGACTGAGCGATACTGGCTGATTGTACCAGTTCTTGTTTTATATGTTCTTCTCATTTTTTCGATACAAGCAGTTGTAAAAAGTATCATAGACATTCAACAGCAGAAGATTGGGATTTATTCAAGTAAGAAGAAAACAAAGCAAGTGGATATTGAAGGCGAGAGATCTTCTTCTGGGATTAGTGAACTAAACAAAGAGTCGTTTGTTTTTATGAATAATTAA
- the ltrA gene encoding group II intron reverse transcriptase/maturase encodes MEHCFDNLYAQSVNGQNFYDLMNIICSNENIRLAYRNIKRNTGSKTAGVNKLTIDDIRSLSVEEVIEKVQNTLQSYQPEVVRRVLIPKANGKTRPLGIPTIWDRILQQCILQVLEPICEAKFHKHSYGFRPNRSTHHAKARFESLINLSGLYHCIDVDIKGFFDNVNHSKLLKQIWSIGIKDKALLSIISKLLKAEVEGEGIPTRGTQQGGIISPLLSNIVLNELDWWISNQWETLETSHQYKHNGSKIQALKRSNLKECYIVRYADDFKVLCRTRSQAMKMNYAIKDFLHTRLHLEASEEKSKVVNLKKNSSEFLGFTFRAVKKGKTRKGFVAHSNMSKKAKANAKRKMKESIKAIHKKPCAETVWHFNTVVMGIQNYYAAATHITNNLHELNFYLRRTLYNRLKDVRKEAEFKDMTSTLQKRFKGYEPQYYKIQDMVFVPIYAQRHKTNLCFSQETCNYTAKGRAKIHQNLKAIQKNVLNYVMSNYIPNRTIEYNDNRISKFIAQYGKCAVTGTELGLSDWHCHHKRPYHLSKDDRFSNLIVLYEPVHRLVHLKDPLKIKAILKELKLENTQKEKVNDLRRQCNLQAI; translated from the coding sequence ATGGAGCACTGCTTTGATAATCTGTACGCTCAAAGTGTTAATGGTCAGAATTTCTATGACTTAATGAATATTATCTGTTCGAACGAAAATATACGTCTTGCCTATCGAAATATCAAACGAAATACGGGAAGTAAAACGGCAGGTGTTAATAAATTAACCATCGATGACATTCGATCTCTGTCTGTAGAAGAAGTCATTGAGAAAGTTCAAAACACGCTTCAATCCTACCAGCCTGAAGTCGTTAGACGTGTTCTAATACCAAAAGCCAACGGCAAAACGAGACCGTTGGGGATACCCACCATCTGGGACCGAATTCTTCAACAATGTATTTTACAAGTCCTAGAACCGATTTGTGAGGCGAAATTCCACAAACACAGCTATGGTTTTAGACCCAATCGAAGTACGCATCACGCAAAAGCGAGATTCGAGTCTCTTATCAATTTGAGTGGACTTTATCATTGTATTGACGTTGATATTAAAGGCTTCTTCGATAACGTCAATCACAGCAAATTACTGAAACAGATCTGGTCTATTGGTATAAAGGATAAAGCATTGCTTTCTATTATCTCAAAGCTTCTGAAGGCAGAGGTTGAAGGAGAAGGCATACCAACCAGAGGAACGCAACAGGGCGGTATCATTTCTCCACTTCTATCCAACATTGTGTTAAATGAACTAGATTGGTGGATTAGTAACCAATGGGAAACTCTGGAGACTAGCCATCAGTACAAACATAATGGAAGTAAAATACAAGCGCTGAAGAGGTCAAATTTAAAAGAATGTTACATCGTCCGTTATGCGGACGATTTCAAAGTCTTATGTCGTACACGCTCACAAGCAATGAAAATGAATTATGCCATAAAGGATTTTCTCCATACAAGACTTCATCTTGAGGCAAGTGAAGAAAAATCGAAAGTAGTAAACCTAAAGAAAAACTCTTCAGAGTTTCTAGGATTTACGTTTCGAGCTGTCAAGAAAGGAAAGACGAGAAAAGGATTTGTGGCTCATTCAAATATGTCGAAAAAAGCCAAAGCAAATGCCAAAAGGAAAATGAAAGAATCCATCAAGGCAATCCATAAAAAGCCTTGTGCTGAGACCGTCTGGCATTTCAATACAGTTGTCATGGGGATCCAGAATTATTACGCTGCCGCCACTCATATCACAAATAATTTACATGAGTTGAACTTCTATCTTCGCAGGACATTATACAACCGATTAAAAGACGTGAGAAAAGAAGCTGAGTTTAAAGACATGACAAGTACGCTACAAAAACGCTTTAAAGGGTATGAACCCCAATATTATAAGATTCAAGACATGGTATTCGTCCCGATTTATGCGCAACGGCATAAAACCAACTTATGTTTTTCGCAAGAAACCTGTAACTATACTGCGAAAGGTAGGGCGAAAATTCACCAGAACCTAAAAGCGATTCAGAAAAATGTACTTAACTATGTCATGTCAAACTATATACCAAATCGAACGATTGAATACAATGATAATCGCATTAGTAAGTTCATCGCTCAGTACGGTAAGTGTGCTGTAACGGGAACAGAGCTTGGATTATCAGACTGGCACTGTCATCATAAGAGACCTTATCATCTTTCAAAAGATGATCGATTCTCTAACCTGATCGTGTTATATGAACCCGTTCACCGGCTTGTACATTTAAAGGATCCACTTAAAATTAAAGCGATCCTTAAAGAATTAAAGCTGGAAAACACTCAAAAAGAAAAGGTAAATGATCTTCGAAGGCAGTGCAATCTTCAAGCAATCTAA
- a CDS encoding UvrD-helicase domain-containing protein, with protein sequence MSQTIIEKVKYLVKELNYNPSEVLVISFTNKTTENLEERMNQYPTENGVFIRLSS encoded by the coding sequence TTGAGCCAGACAATTATCGAAAAAGTGAAGTACTTAGTTAAAGAACTGAATTACAATCCTAGCGAGGTGTTGGTTATCTCCTTTACGAACAAAACTACAGAAAACCTGGAGGAAAGAATGAACCAATACCCTACTGAAAATGGTGTATTTATAAGGCTCTCTTCGTAA